GAATCTGCTGGTGAGCTTTACTGAAAATGCAGATCCCACGCCCACCCCTCTCCTACACGGCTCCCTGCACTGGAAATGTGTTCAACAAGGGGATGGTGATACCCACTAAACTTGGACAGCGAATGCCTATTAGGGTGATTCCCACGTAGCAAAGAAAGCAGCAATAATTTCTTTTGAATGGGCTCCCGAAATATAAATTCATGAACTACGTTCACgaaaacaaacaaatttatcCTTTATTGGAATAAAGTCAActcctcccttttttcctctaGTGCCACAGCTAATTGCATCCATTATCAGTCTTTAACAGGTGCTATAAATCAGTGTGCCTGTGAGAAGGAGTGCGCTACGGAGAGGGTCGGGGGGAGACTTGGAAGGGGGGAGCATTCTCCATCTCACAAAATGGAATACAAAACCAGCAGCACATTTCCTTAGAGCGAGCAGCCCAGAAAGGAGCAGTCCTTTCTCCCCTCCCGAATGCCAGTCCCCTCTCCCAGCCGCCCTGCTTGCCTGCTTGCCTGCTTGCCGTGGGTTGCATAACAACCTTTTCCGGGCCCTACAAATCACAGCCCTGTCTCCGTTCTCGAGCAGGCGCCCTTTACACTGCCCAGCCTCGCAGCCCTCAGCATTTGTAACCTCTCTCTTTCCCAGGTTATCATCATCTGTCAGATCTGAAGTTAAACAACAAGAAACATGTCAGGTGAGTGGCTGGGAGAGACAGTTGGCTGTTTATGAGAAATATTCCATTACAATCTGACGCAAAATGTTAGGATGCATCTGCCAGCGCCCAGGCTCAGAAAGTTTCCCCTTTTCTGCAAGCAAGCTGATTAGTGTGTGGTTCCGACCGACCGATGTTTATCCTCTCTGGCTCCGTGGCAAACGTCCTTGGAAAAACCTGGCTCAGTGGATGCCTGTTCGCCTGGTACATTTAGATTCATTCAATTAGGATACCCAGTTTGAGACATAATGGGTTTTGGTGAGCTCAATAGACTGATTGCTTTTTATACACATGCACAGAAAGATTTGATTTCCTCTGCGGAATTTATGGCAGGGGAgaagaggtaattaaattaatttctgctctggtttctaggctttcctttctgttctctcttctcctgccacCTTTGTTGTTCCCTTTTAGAGACTTTTGGGGGGCCTTGCTTGCATGgatgaaaatgaatttaatacCCGGCAGCAGTTGGTTTGGGTTTAGGGGGCTGGGTTCCTCTGTGACTTATTTCTTGGTCTTTGCTCCACACTCTGGATGGTTAGGGGAGGCTAATGAGGACAGTCTTGCGTCCTGTGGTGTGTGTGGGTGAAGTGACAGGGGTCTCCATGTGGCTAGGGAGTGATCTTCGCACCAGGAAGAGGTGGTCAAACTCACGCTTTCTGGAAGGGAACCTGGCCTAACATCTGATAATGAGGCAAAACCACAGTGTACTTGCCCTTTCTCCAGACACCATTCACATCTCTTGCCTTTCTTGTCTGATCTCTGTTTTTTCCGTCATTCACTGATCTTCTCATCTCCCCCCTCCAGAGCAAAATTCTGTGCAGCAAGGCAAAGGGTTGGGCAGAAAGAGGCTGGAACTGAGAAAGGTGCTGGTAAGACAATTGACATGACAATGAAAGGACCAAGACTCAGTCTGCCAAGTTTGCAGGTTTCCTGTTCCATGCGCTTCTCCTTCCTGAAACCAAGGCCTTTTTTACCCATCCTGACTTTTTAAGGAAGgacttctttcattcaacttTATAAAGAGACGAAGACCCCTGAGAGATTTAGAAATTCAGTGGAAAAAGCTAAAAACACTAAGCACTTAACTTCTCTCCCAAAGGACCGGGGAGCTTGCCAATTCCCCCACACCACCAGCACTAAGCATTTTCCCAGTGTCAACACTAaatccctttttttgtttttctcttttaaagtgtGTTTACAATTGGCCATTATGAGAAAGATGATGGATGTAGCCTGGCCCTGTTTAAAATAATCAGACTAATAATGATACAGATCCTTGCTCGCAGACTCAGTTTCTGAACGCCTATATGCAGAAGGAAAGAGTGGGGACCTCAGAATATTCACCAGTAAGCTAGCCAGCCGCTGACCTAGCCCCCCAACCCAGCGTCAAAACGCTTAGCCTCCCGCGGACCTCTCCGCCAGACAGACACAGATTTCTCAAGATTAATACCTCGGCCTCCAACAAATTTACATTCCGTGTCTTGCTCCGGTCCTGCCAGCAGCGCGCGCGAGAACGTGCGGGTCCCACGGCCCTCGAGACCAAGGTCATTCTAGACTGGGAGAACTGAGGCCCAAGAACGGAGGGGCTATGCTTCCTCTACCCTCACCCCAAGCTTTAAGGGAGGATAGTGGAATAGGAGCCCTCTGTCCCCTCGCCACTTCTGACCCATTCTACGTCACATCAGTTCTTAATCTCCCAGAACGGACTGGGTTGATCCGACCGGGTTTTCTCTACCGAAATATACTGTATTTCCTTGAACCAAATGCTACTGCGTATAGATCACCCCTGGCAGGTAGCAGCTGAGGGACCTGGCGAGCGGACGGGTTCTCGAGGCAGGCTGCCGCGGGCGGGCGCATCGCGTGAGTTGCGGCACAACCTCGAATTCCCGCACTCCCTTGCCGCCGTTCTTGCGCAGAACCGCGTGGCTCCCGACGCTCCTTTGCCCTCTCTGGATAAAGGGCCGCAAAAGTTTTGACTGAGTCTACAAACCCCTCTTCTTGAGATAGAGCTTAGACCGACAAGCCCGGAGTGGagagcttgccttgtttccctgTGGACGCTGCCAGAGAAGTGCAGGATCTAAAGGACGCGCAGAGATGCGGCTCAGTCCTGTATTTCCAGGAGAAAGCCGACTCGCTGATTGCTCGTGAAGGCCCAATGCGTCCAGCTCTGCCTGGACTACAGGACTGCCCAGCCTGTGGGGCCCGCGGCGTCTGTCCTTGGGGACAcgtccccagctccagcctctccccagTCCTCAGCTGGCGTCTGGGGGCAGCAGGATCCAGGAGATAGGAGGAGCGGATTGATGCCGTCCTCCCGCGGCATTCAAATTGGAcggtgaaaggaaaaaatctccCTGACCTGTCCGGGAAGCAATGGTCAGGCGGTGAGACTGCCCTTCCTGACACTGACCGGAGATAAACCTCTTCGCATCAAACAGCTCGGCCCACAATTGACCAATCGGTTAGGAACCGGCCACAGGCGACTCGCGGAGCCGTCTAGCACCACGAAGCTAACCAGCGTGCAATGAATGAACAAACCAGATATGCCTAAAATAGACTGGTGCGCAACAGAACACCATTAGCTGACCACGTGAAGCTGATCGTTGTGAGGCTGACCAGAATAAAATTGTCCCGAAAGCAACGGGGCTGGGGTGAAAGGAATCAGAATGAAATCCACCTGCCCGCTAGCCAGCAACTAACCCCTGCGGAGGGACTGGAGCACGAAGGGCCAGAGGGCCGCAGgctgggcggggggagggggtgtgtggGGTGGGCTTGTCTCCCGCGCTCTCTCGGGAGAACCTGACTGGAGCTGCTGCGGGGAcgcggcgggggaggggggcgtCCAGTGCGTTCTGATTTACGACCGCCGCGCCCCAAGCGATCCCATAAATTTGGGGGCCGTTTTCACCAAAACTGTGAGTTAcgatttttcaaataaatacattttccaatCAGACAGGGTTCTGTTTAGGTTGAACGCGTCCCGAAGCAGACATCTCTCTGCGCGGAAAAtacacagaggaggaaacggagCCGGGACGCAGCTCAGACGACATAAAAACTTGTGTAAACACGTTGTCATTTACGGACTTCGGAAGAgaaagggagtgggggaggaagaTGTTTAATTCTCCCTTGACTCCTCAGGTCCCAGCCCCGCGAGAAAACACGgaaaatttaatattctttttccaTAAGCTTGATTTATGTTACTCATCAGACTATGGGCAACACCAGATTTACCTTAAATAGATTTTGTATTTTGCAGGCTGTTACAAACCAAAGAATGGATAaggctgcctctctctcttagtttttctttagcAGAGAGTGTGGGGGAGACGAACCAGAACGGGTAACCTTAGCAGCGAAGGGTCTTCGATTTCTAGCTGTGTGCCTCATGCTCTGGGCCTGTGTTTCACCACCTGTAATAGAAATGAGGGGCCCCCGTTGCACACAAAAGCCTTCACATGTACTTCTGTGCACAATTACAAGAAGCTCAGTTATCCTCCAGGCTAAAAGGTAGAGAATGTCAGTTTGTGCCTTGGACTCTCTCTGGCCCCATCACCCCTATCTCAGGAGAGGCAGGAATAAAGAGCAGACAGAGGCCGCCCTCCAACCCAGGTCTACCCTAGAGATCTGGGCTCTGCCGCTCACTGGCTGTGTGCCCTTAGggaagccccttcccctctctgggccggTGTCCCTGTCTATATGCAAAAGTTGGTCCTAACAGGATCTCTCAGCAGACCTGCTAGTTTCCCATACCGACGAAAGCAAGGAGGCCTCTCACCCTGCGAGCTTCTAGGAAGAGAAATGAACTcgctttctatctctttactgcCCTGATTGTCCCCCGCCCCGGGGAGCAGGTTGAGCCAGATTGGAAACTCCTAGACACTCTAGATGAGGCAGAGAAATGTTTAAGGGATTTGCGCGCTCGAGCTGCGGGGTAAATGGTCCACGGGCTGATTTATGGCGCGTTACTGCGCGACGCGATTCCCCAAGACAGCGAGAATATTTTACACCGCGCTAATATAAACAGGCGGCCGGCCGGGTCCTTTTTATGGAGTTCCTGTAATTACCCGGGCCCTGACAGGTCCTTGATTTACGGCCCTATTTAGATAAGGGGTCCGGTGCGGGGATTGCCGGTGGCGTCAAGGTCACGGgacgcggcggcggcgggagaaGGTTTTGCGGTAGGCGCCGCGGCGCGGGCTCTCCCAGGCCTGCCAGTTCCAGAGGGCGGGGGTGGGAGTGAGTGGAGCAGCGGGCGAGGGCAGGAGAGGGACCTCGAGTTGGCGGTCGCTTCATAGCGGCCAAGGCTTGAGTACAGCCGGGTACAGCCTGTCCACTGTACAGCTGGAGGAACCGagtcctggaggaggcaggaacccCTGCCCAACCATAAAGCGAATCAAATGCGGGCGGGTGGGATCCGAAACCGGAATTCGGGTCTCTGGCGACATAATCCCCATACCTGGCGAGGCTCGGTCTCCCCCACCTCCAAGCCTTACCGACAGTGGGCTTCTGCGGGATCGGTGGGGAAAGAGGACTCAAATGCGGTCAGAAAGGCGAGTTCAGATGAGAACCGAGCGCTGCAAGGGGCGGCCTGGGCTCGTCTCCTCTTCAGGGCTATGTCGTCATGTGGACATGGGTGACTCCATTTCTTCCCCTGTGACACTAATATTCCGAAAAACAGCGCCACCGTTTACCCAGGTTAACTGTTACTCTGCTAAGAGCTTTACCCCTGTCATTTCACTTAATCTTTAAACCAGCCCTCTGCGGCAAGTGTTATTGCCCCCCaattcacagagaaggaaactgaggatctGAAAGTTCACCCGCGGAGGAATGACAGTGAGGGTGTCCACCGGGGTGGGCCTGACTCCCCGCACACCTTTAACACAATGTTTCAATCTCTATCTGCTTAAGCTCTCTaccctgtaaaatggggtgagaGTTGTTGCCGGGCCTCACTAGCGTAACTGGAGGAAGAAGTGAGAAGCGAGCACTTGAAAATGCTCGGAGTGCCAGACCTCCTGAAGGCGCTATCGGGGTGAGCACCGAGAGGTACGGCGAGGGAGGGGGCGCGGGGAGAGTATGAGACCGGTGGGTAGGACCCTCCGGAGTCCTTCGCTCCGGGTCCTTGGTCTGTAGATGTGGTTTGGGGGAGACAGAGCTTCCATTCGGGCCCCAGAGTCAGGCTCTAAATCAGCGTGCGCGTCGGGAGAGAGGAACCAGGGCGGGTCCGTGCAACAGCCGGGAGCTGGGAATTGCAGAACTCCAGACGAGCAATCCTATCCCCTTATTCtgaaaatggagaaactgagggtcagagaaggaaaggaacacTACGTGCTAGGCAGAGCCAGAACTCGAAGGCAACATCTCTTGCTTCTCAGCTTAGAGCAATTTTGGCCAAACTCCTGGGTCCCAGACCTCCTCCCACACCGCAGAGCctggggcagagaaagagaacatcCTCACCAGGTCTCCACTGCCGCACTCTGCACACTCCACACGCACCTGAGCCAGGCTGCAGTTAAAAGGGCGTTGGGGTCTCCTGGAGAGCCGGGTCTGGAGCCTAGGCGCCTTGCAGTCTACAGAGGCGATCTTCCTGGCGTCCAATCTGCTGGAGGCCGCCCAGCCCCGAGCTCCAGCAGGTCCCCTTGGGCTGTGCTCCCAGTGTGGGCGCCTACTCCACAGGCTACTCGGAATCCTTGCAGGGCCGGGAGCAGCACTTCCTGCTGCCCAGGTGGCTGGGGGCGCTCTGCTCTTTAACCACCCATGGAGGGGCTGCCCAGGGGTGTTGGGGACCCTCAAGGACTCTCAGGGGACTGAAACTCATCCCCCAGTACGGATAATACATTCCCTGCCACACTAACCAGGCCGGGTATTTGCGGGGTGAATATGGCCCTAAGAGATCCGTGTAACCACATGAAAACAACTGACACACACAGCTGGAGCTGTGAGTGTGAGTAATTGTGTGTACCTGTGTGAGTGCTCGTCACTCATGTGGGTGCTGTGACAATGTATATACTATTGTTCAACTGCATTTCTTGTGAATGTAATATATAGGTAAGACAGAATATATGTCACATCATCTGAGCGTTTGGAAATTGTGTGCCTGTTTGTAAAGGGCAAACATGTGAAAACGTCCTTTTCTGAGCACCTGTGCATTTATAGAAGTAATGTGGCTGTGTATTCGTGTGTGTTTGTGGGACTCAGGCTTAATTGTGACATTGAGAATACATGAAATGTATGATGGGGTTTTTGTGCTGTGAATACAATTGTGGGGAATTGTAAGAAAATGCAAACTGGTTGTACCTGTGCATAATTGTGACACTAAGACTACGTGTACAACCCTGCAGTGGTGTGACATTTATGCAGAATTTATGTGCCTCTACTGTGTGATGGTATCTTTGTGCATGCCTGTATGTAGGGTTGGGAGTGGCTTATGGCTGTAGCACATCTGGAGAGTGATGTGTGCCCTGTGGGTGACAGAGAGATCCTAGGAATGCATCAATATTGAAATGCTGTGTTGTGTGGGTGTAAATGTGTTACCCTGAGAATACACATACTTTTTGGTGTCTGTATGAATATACGGACTTTGGTATATGCCAGTAATTTTTCGTGAGCCCATGTGGAAACATATGTGCCTGTGTATTCGTGGGCCCGAGTGTGCCACTCTCAGAGGCTGCGGGTGAAGACTGCGCCTGGATCATGGCAAAGGTTGGGTGTGTGTTGAGGCTCGAAGCCCTTCACCACAGAGTAATTACTCTCCCTACCCGCACACTCTCACTCAAGAGGGCCTACAGGCCAGGGAGGCGCGGGACCCTGCGGAGCTGCGGCTGAACCGGGCGCCCGGCGCTCCCTCCCAGGGAGCCTGCGGCTCCGCGCTCGGCCCAACCCCAGGGCTGCTGGCGCCAGGCGCCCGGGAGAGCGGCGGGTTTCCAGCCCGCCTCAGGCAGGAAACgagcacctccctccccaccgcGCACCTCTAGGGCACACAGCCCTGCAGAGCTCCCACAGGGGAACCGACGCAGGACTAAGCgtttgttcccttctctcctggagTGCCCCCCTCCCCTATCGTTTACTGCCTCGTACAGGAGAGGAATACCGTGTATCCACTAGCCACTGGACCCCAGGGAAAATCGCTCATCCTCTTTGGGCCTCACTTTTCCTATCTGTAcaaggaaagaatggaaagacttgaccttcctccctctgcctttggAGTACTaagtgtgccaggcacatagtggGCGCCAATAAATAATTGTCCAATGAATGCATAAAGGAATGAATCTCCCCTCTCTAAAAAGCAGCCACATATTTATCTTCCCCTTTTGCTCTCACCTCCACACTGCTTTTGAGAGAAGGACACCCTCCCTCTACTCCATCTAGGGAAGGGAAAAATTGGTGAGGATGGAGCTACTCAGGTATGAGACAGAAGCTGGGAAGCCACCGCCACCGGAGGTAAGACTGAGAACCCCAGCTGGAAGCGCCGCCACGTTAGGAATTCCGGGTCCCCCACGCGAGCCCAGGGAAAGCGCCCTGTGGAGAGAATCAGACAGGCCCGGGATGGCCATAGCTGGGAGGGGAAATAGTGGAGGTCTGTGCAGCCAGGACAACGTCTCTGGGCGGGTGAGTGCAAGATGCCGGGCGTTGCGTTTCTCCCGCTGCGCGCTACTCGAGGTTAGTTTGGAGGTCGCAGTCCCCTCTGTATGTGTTCACTGCCACGCGCTGATTTCTCGCTGTGTGTGAGCTTTGGCCCTGGTGTCTTTAGAGAATCGAACATTCTCAAATGGTGATGACCTGGGTGGAGTGGTCCAACATAGCCGCGCTCCGGGACCTCGATCCGAGTCCCGAGGAGAGGAGGCGGCCTCTGCGTCAGCCCGGCCGGCCTTTGGACTGGATCAAGCGCCCGGAGCCGAGAAGAGCGGATCTCAGGCCCTGGAGCCCAGAACAAACTGGTAAATGCCTGTGGGTTTGCAGGCCGGCTCCCCCTACTTGTCTGCCACCCACCcccaaggtttctttttgggtcaGTCACCGCCTGCCCCGTAGTATACACGACTTGGCCAGAGTTGCTGGGTTCAAGAACTGTGCACGAACCGCTCCCAGTCTCACCAAATGGGGCCGATGACTAAGGGCCGGGGCCCTTAGGGAAGAACGTTAGGGACCTAGGCTGCCTCCTGCGGCGCCCTCTCATCTGACTCTGACGACAAACGGAGCAGATGGAGCTGGGGACTGGTAACCGCTAGCGTTCCTATTCGGAATTCCGGAGGGTCTAGAAACAAGAACCtttctttctctgggcctcagttttcctatctgtaaaatcaAGGGGTGGGCTCTAAATGAAGACCTTCTTTTCCCTGGACGATTCCAGGTTCGTTTCCTTGGGTCCGCGGGGAGGGGGTGGCAGCCACCGTCCAGGGCGTTGACAGGCCTCTGCCTCAAGTACGTAGCCCCCGCCTCCACCCACAAGGGaactgggggatgggggaggggcggAGGCGGGGCCGCCTCCCTGTCCCCGCAGGCGGCCTCGAGTCGAGTGGCGCTAGCTGAACTTAAAACCAGGGACGGCCAcccccctttcctcctccccgcccccctgcCATTGGCTCCAGGGAGAGGTTGACATCAAAGCTGCGGCCTTATATAAGCCAGACTCTGAAGGCGAGGCCGCAGAAGGGTTAAACAGGTCTAGGCATCCGCGTCCTCGCCCGCGACAGAAACAGGCAAGAAGGCGGCGGGCTGCGCGTCTCATCTTCAGCCTTGCCCCGGCCTCTCCCAAAGCCGGCGCCCACCAGAGCGCCGCCCCAGAGCCCACGGGTGGCCCGGGCAGTCTCTGGGGCGCATGGGGCGGCGCTAAGCGGGCTGGCGGCACAGGCCAGGGGCCGCTCCAACATGAACCTCGTGGGCAGCTACgcacaccatcaccaccatcaccaccatcaccacccgCACCCTGCGCACCCCATGCTCCACGAGCCCTTCCTCTTTGGCCCGGCCTCCCGCTGTCACCAGGAGCGGCCCTACTTCCAGAGCTGGCTGCTGAGCCCCGCTGACGCTGCCCCGGATTTCCCCGCCGGCGGGCCACCGCCCACAGCCGCGGCGGCCACCGCCGCCTATGGTCCAGACGCCAGGCCCGGCCAGAGCCCCGGGCGGCTGGAGGCGCTCGGCGGCCGCCTGGGCCGGCGGAAAGGCTCAGGACCCAAGAAGGAGAGGAGACGCACAGAGAGCATTAACAGCGCGTTCGCTGAGCTGCGCGAGTGCATCCCCAACGTGCCGGCTGACACCAAGCTTTCCAAGATCAAGACTCTGCGCCTGGCCACCAGCTACATCGCCTACCTGATGGACGTGCTGGCCAAGGACGCACAGGCTGGCGACCCCGAGGCCTTCAAGGCAGAACTCAAGAAGGCGGATGGCGGCCGCGAGAGCAAGCGGAAAAGGGAGCTGGTAAGTCCTGGGGCCTGTAAGCTCTAGCCAAGGGCGCGGGCGCCGTGAGCACCCGCAGGCGGTGTACGCAGTGGAAGGAGTCCGAGTTGCCGTGTGTGCGATTTTGAGAGGCTTCGGGGAATTCTGAGACGGTGGACAATGTGGGATTGTGTGTGTGGAGGCAGGCAGATTTATCTTTGAATTCATTTGTAATGTGGGATAGTGTTTGTAAGACTGTGAATGAAGACAGAATTTTAACATTTTCGGAGGAGCTCATAGAGTCCCTTTTAAGAATCTGTCAGAAGCTTCAGACCCCAAGAAAACTCACACTTCCCATATGGAATTGCTTCCAATTTCGTGGTCCGTCCCTGGGCTCTCTGGAAGCCGGGTTAAGAATGCTGTAGGAGATCGTTACTT
This region of Equus quagga isolate Etosha38 chromosome 7, UCLA_HA_Equagga_1.0, whole genome shotgun sequence genomic DNA includes:
- the HAND1 gene encoding heart- and neural crest derivatives-expressed protein 1 isoform X1, which produces MNLVGSYAHHHHHHHHHHPHPAHPMLHEPFLFGPASRCHQERPYFQSWLLSPADAAPDFPAGGPPPTAAAATAAYGPDARPGQSPGRLEALGGRLGRRKGSGPKKERRRTESINSAFAELRECIPNVPADTKLSKIKTLRLATSYIAYLMDVLAKDAQAGDPEAFKAELKKADGGRESKRKRELQHEGFPPALGPGEKRIKGRTGWPQQVWALELNQ
- the HAND1 gene encoding heart- and neural crest derivatives-expressed protein 1 isoform X2, with translation MNLVGSYAHHHHHHHHHHPHPAHPMLHEPFLFGPASRCHQERPYFQSWLLSPADAAPDFPAGGPPPTAAAATAAYGPDARPGQSPGRLEALGGRLGRRKGSGPKKERRRTESINSAFAELRECIPNVPADTKLSKIKTLRLATSYIAYLMDVLAKDAQAGDPEAFKAELKKADGGRESKRKRELQQHEGFPPALGPGEKRIKGRTGWPQQVWALELNQ